In Aspergillus nidulans FGSC A4 chromosome IV, a single window of DNA contains:
- a CDS encoding uncharacterized protein (transcript_id=CADANIAT00000100), whose translation MQTPSDQPTHIFPLEFAPVSIASPGTGCVVM comes from the exons ATGCAGACCCCTTCAGACCAGCCGACACACATATTCCCCCTTGAGTTCGCTCCTGTCTCCATTG CCTCCCCAGGAACCGGCTGCGTGGTTATGTAA